A region of Paractinoplanes abujensis DNA encodes the following proteins:
- a CDS encoding DUF47 domain-containing protein encodes MKFSFRPVEGAFYDLFTQAANNLVKGTALLNELALPGVDVQSVSERLTDVEHDSDQITHDLYKKINSTFITPFDREDIYSLGSQLDDVMDHLEAVGNLLYLYGLTELPSLPREMHELADVLDQQAKITADAMPKLRTMKDLDEYWIEINRLENEGDRAYRMLLVRLFSGEYDALTVLKMKEVADELEAACDAFEHVANTVETIAVKES; translated from the coding sequence GTGAAGTTCTCCTTCCGCCCTGTCGAGGGCGCCTTTTACGACCTGTTCACGCAGGCCGCGAACAACCTCGTCAAGGGCACCGCGCTGCTCAACGAGCTGGCTCTGCCCGGGGTCGACGTGCAGTCGGTGAGCGAGCGGCTGACCGACGTCGAGCACGACAGCGACCAGATCACGCACGATCTCTACAAGAAGATCAACTCGACGTTCATCACGCCGTTCGACCGTGAGGACATCTACTCCCTGGGCTCGCAGCTGGACGACGTGATGGATCACCTCGAGGCCGTCGGCAACCTGCTCTACCTGTACGGGCTGACCGAGCTGCCCTCGCTGCCGCGCGAGATGCACGAGCTGGCCGACGTGCTCGACCAGCAAGCCAAGATCACCGCGGATGCGATGCCCAAGCTGCGCACGATGAAGGACCTCGACGAGTACTGGATCGAGATCAACCGCCTCGAGAACGAGGGCGACCGGGCGTACCGGATGTTGCTGGTCCGGCTCTTCTCCGGTGAGTACGACGCGCTCACCGTGCTCAAGATGAAGGAGGTGGCCGACGAGCTGGAGGCCGCCTGCGACGCGTTCGAGCACGTGGCGAACACCGTCGAGACCATCGCGGTCAAGGAGTCCTAG
- the sigJ gene encoding RNA polymerase sigma factor SigJ produces the protein MPPSAEAFEAERSHLVGVAYRMLGSVAEAQDVVQEAWLRYIRAGEEIRDPRGWLTTVTGRLCLDVLKSARVSREAYTGQWLPECFVDPDAGPAARAEQRDQVGLALLVVLERLSPEQRVALVLHDAFAVPYDEVARVLGTTEATARQHASRGRKAAAAGGVRHNADPAEQRSVLAAFLEAVNNGDLAALAAVLAPDVVSISDSNGLTRTALRPIVGADKVSRFYIGIAHGSRMAGAVLEPVLINGTAGILVRGGSLYGALGVTIADGRITGLFQQLNPAKLLVSDLL, from the coding sequence ATGCCCCCCTCCGCCGAGGCTTTCGAGGCCGAGCGCAGCCACCTTGTCGGCGTCGCCTACCGGATGCTCGGCAGCGTCGCCGAGGCGCAGGATGTGGTGCAGGAGGCCTGGTTGCGCTACATCCGCGCGGGCGAGGAGATCCGGGATCCGCGGGGCTGGCTCACCACCGTCACCGGCCGGCTCTGCCTCGACGTGCTCAAGTCGGCCCGCGTGTCGCGCGAGGCGTACACCGGCCAGTGGCTGCCGGAGTGCTTCGTGGACCCCGACGCCGGCCCGGCGGCCCGGGCCGAGCAGCGCGACCAGGTCGGCTTGGCGCTGCTCGTGGTGCTCGAACGGCTCAGCCCCGAGCAGCGGGTGGCGCTCGTGCTGCACGACGCCTTCGCGGTGCCCTACGACGAGGTGGCCCGGGTGCTGGGCACGACCGAGGCCACCGCCCGCCAGCACGCCTCCCGCGGCCGCAAGGCAGCCGCCGCGGGCGGGGTGCGGCACAACGCCGATCCGGCCGAGCAGCGCAGCGTGCTGGCCGCCTTCCTCGAGGCCGTGAACAACGGGGACCTGGCCGCGCTGGCCGCGGTGCTCGCACCCGACGTGGTGTCGATCAGCGACAGTAACGGCCTGACCCGGACGGCACTGCGCCCGATCGTCGGCGCCGACAAGGTGTCCCGCTTCTACATCGGTATCGCGCACGGCAGCCGCATGGCGGGCGCGGTCCTCGAGCCGGTCCTGATCAACGGCACCGCCGGGATCCTCGTGCGGGGCGGCTCGCTCTACGGCGCGCTCGGTGTGACCATCGCCGACGGGCGCATCACCGGGCTCTTCCAGCAGCTCAACCCGGCCAAGCTGCTAGTCAGCGACCTGCTGTAG